The Gemmatimonadales bacterium genome includes the window GAAGATGCTGGCTTCGCGGTTGTCCACCACCGTCACCGACGGCTCGGCCTGCACGTCGGCGAGCGCCACCGTCTGGAGCGCGTCGAGGAAGGCCGTCAGGGTGAAGTTGCCGAGCACCGTCGAGTAGATGAGCTGGAGCGCGGGGTTGCCGTCCTTCAGCGCTTCGGTGGCGTTGGCGATCGCGGCGACCCCGTTGCCCCCCAGGTTGATGACGTTCACGCCGCTTTCGAAGGGCGTGGCGCCGGTGGGATCGGTCGCCAGGTCCGCCCGCTGGACCAGCCGGTTGAAGAACGCCTGGTTGGACCCGAGGTCGTAGCGGATGCCCATGTCCTCGAGGTCCGACCGGTCCACGAAGATGATGCGGGCCTGGATCGCGACCTGCGGCGTGCGCTGGTCGAGCGACTGGATGAAGGAGTCCACCATGGCGATGCGGGAGCGAAGGTCGGTCACGATGATCGAGTTGGTCGTCGTGTCAGGCACGGCTCGGCCGCGGCCGGGCGTCACCACGCCCGCCACGGAGGGCGCGAGCGACGAGGCGCGGGCGTAGTTGATCTTGATGATCCGCGTCGTCAGCGGCTCGAGCGAGTCCTGCGCGGCGAGGTTAGCCCGGCTGTCCACGCGGATGATGCCGCCGGGCAGCTCGCTCGCGGCGAGCGCCTGTCCCGCCAGGATGGCGTTGAACGCGATGTCCCAGGGCTGATCGTGGATCTCGGCGGTCACCTCGCCCGCCACGTCCTTGCCGGTGATGATGGAGCGGCCGGAGAACGCGGCGAAGTTCGCGATGACCTCCTGAATGGTCGCGCGGTCGAAGGTGACGCTGATCCGCGGCTGCTGCGAGGTCTGCTGCTGGAGCGCACTGGGGCCGACGGTCGCAGCGGCACGCGGCGCCTCGGGGGCACGCGCCCGGACCGACGGCGGGATCGCGGCCGGGAGCGCCGTGGTGGCCGCGGGCGCCGGCGTCACGACCGGAGCGGGAGGCGCGGCCGGGTTCGCGGGCGCGCGCGCCGACGCGAGGCGCGCGGCATCGCTCGACCATCCTTCGAAGACCTGCGCGGCATCGAAGGCAACGCGGACCGCGTTCTCCTCCTGGGTGACCTGGTAGTCGCGGGCTTCGTCCAGCTCCACGACCACGCGCACGATGTCGGGCCGGAACTGCGCGTACCGGATGTTGCGCACGCCGCCGCGGTTGACCCCGTCGTAAAGGATGATCGGCGCGACGAGCCGGGCGCCCACCAGGTCCACGACCAGCCGGGCGGGATCGCGCAGCACGAAGTCCGACACCTCCACCACGCCGCGCACGTCCACGACGACCTCGGCCCGTCCCGGCGATGGAAGCACGCTGACCGCCGTAACGTCGGCCGTTGGCCCTTCTTGGGCAGTTGGAGTGGCCGCCATCAGCGCCGCGAGGGACAGGAGCCCCCCGGCGGTGCGCAGGAAGAGCGGGGCTCGTCTCATGG containing:
- a CDS encoding AMIN domain-containing protein, which encodes MRRAPLFLRTAGGLLSLAALMAATPTAQEGPTADVTAVSVLPSPGRAEVVVDVRGVVEVSDFVLRDPARLVVDLVGARLVAPIILYDGVNRGGVRNIRYAQFRPDIVRVVVELDEARDYQVTQEENAVRVAFDAAQVFEGWSSDAARLASARAPANPAAPPAPVVTPAPAATTALPAAIPPSVRARAPEAPRAAATVGPSALQQQTSQQPRISVTFDRATIQEVIANFAAFSGRSIITGKDVAGEVTAEIHDQPWDIAFNAILAGQALAASELPGGIIRVDSRANLAAQDSLEPLTTRIIKINYARASSLAPSVAGVVTPGRGRAVPDTTTNSIIVTDLRSRIAMVDSFIQSLDQRTPQVAIQARIIFVDRSDLEDMGIRYDLGSNQAFFNRLVQRADLATDPTGATPFESGVNVINLGGNGVAAIANATEALKDGNPALQLIYSTVLGNFTLTAFLDALQTVALADVQAEPSVTVVDNREASIFVGERTPIRQIDVAGAGAGGGGGIARATTVFQETGIKLRVTPHVVAGTREILLELHAERSAVQASGVSELGAIFTTQEGTTELLVGDGETAVIGGLTVTEVTVSKTGIPFLVDLPVIGRLFGFRSSSERRRDLLILVTPHIVDDMNQTGAGGQDRR